In the genome of Acidobacteriota bacterium, one region contains:
- a CDS encoding ATPase, T2SS/T4P/T4SS family, whose protein sequence is MLQYSLDEASESALINEGLLTQAQLSKARNIAEHLGGQKSLSDVLLEMNWISRSSLDELVRRCRSRLSIGDILIARRLVTEHDVMAARKIQRKSTSKPKRIGETLVEMGLIEERHIVEALAEKFNLPLLDPDITEIDAELVRKVSLKYLRRQVALPVRLEEGTLQLLVADPTMSHFFVEIERLFSCQVRLALAPSAIISQKLDLVDAVLVSKDAGIADYQKVKYHTLEAQAQAGEDRVVPMVDQLIRSAIEEGASDVHLEPMANKLRIRYRIDGVLVHKLDVPRDYTPRIISRIKILADADVAEHRKHQDGRIFVKTDKQEIDIRASFYATVFGENVVLRILNKASLIGLQELGFAPNILRLYTEDVLAVPSGITLITGPTGSGKTTTLYSSIDHCNDPTVKIITCEDPVEYVIDGISQCSINEKIGLTFNETLRSIVRQDPDIIVIGEIRDKFSADVAVQSALTGHKVFATFHTEDSVGALVRLVNMEIETSLIASTIGAVLAQRLVRKVCSSCRMKYSPEDRVLRRFGLKRAELDEFTLLRGKGCSACNFTGYRGRLGIYELLVPNVAIRDAILQKRTMQEIRQMSLESCSLCTMQEDGMVKALRSATTLEEVLENAPRVFHQRPLQTLLSIVG, encoded by the coding sequence ATGCTCCAATACTCGCTTGACGAAGCAAGCGAAAGCGCTCTCATAAACGAAGGGCTGCTCACTCAGGCGCAGCTTTCAAAAGCGCGCAACATCGCCGAACACCTTGGCGGACAGAAAAGCTTGAGCGACGTTTTGCTCGAGATGAACTGGATAAGCCGCTCGAGTCTTGACGAGCTCGTGCGCCGCTGCCGCAGCAGGCTCAGCATCGGCGACATACTTATTGCCCGCCGTCTGGTCACCGAGCACGACGTGATGGCCGCGCGCAAGATCCAACGCAAGTCCACCTCAAAGCCAAAGCGTATCGGGGAAACGCTCGTGGAGATGGGTCTGATCGAGGAGCGCCACATCGTCGAAGCACTTGCCGAGAAATTCAACCTGCCGTTGCTTGACCCGGATATCACCGAGATCGACGCCGAGCTTGTGCGCAAGGTCTCGCTGAAGTATCTCCGCCGTCAGGTAGCGCTTCCGGTGAGGCTTGAAGAGGGAACGCTACAACTGCTGGTCGCCGATCCTACGATGAGTCACTTCTTCGTAGAGATCGAGCGCTTGTTCAGTTGTCAGGTGCGGCTGGCGCTTGCGCCGAGCGCGATCATCAGTCAAAAGCTCGACCTGGTAGACGCAGTGCTTGTGAGCAAAGACGCGGGAATCGCCGACTACCAGAAGGTCAAGTACCACACGCTGGAAGCGCAGGCTCAAGCAGGCGAGGACCGCGTCGTCCCGATGGTCGATCAACTAATAAGGTCGGCAATCGAAGAGGGCGCCTCCGACGTTCACCTCGAGCCTATGGCCAACAAGCTGCGCATTCGATACCGAATTGACGGAGTCCTCGTTCATAAGCTGGACGTCCCGCGTGACTACACTCCTCGAATCATCTCGCGCATAAAGATTCTCGCCGATGCAGACGTGGCCGAACATCGCAAACATCAAGACGGCCGAATTTTCGTCAAGACGGACAAACAGGAGATCGACATCCGCGCGTCGTTTTACGCGACCGTGTTTGGTGAAAACGTCGTGCTCAGAATCTTGAACAAGGCTTCGCTGATCGGTCTTCAAGAGCTTGGCTTCGCGCCGAACATTCTGCGTTTGTACACTGAGGATGTGCTCGCGGTGCCGTCTGGCATCACGCTGATCACTGGTCCGACAGGGTCAGGCAAGACTACGACGCTCTATAGCTCGATCGACCACTGCAATGACCCAACGGTCAAGATCATCACCTGCGAGGACCCGGTCGAGTACGTCATCGACGGCATTTCGCAATGCTCGATCAACGAGAAGATCGGGCTTACGTTCAATGAGACCCTGCGTTCGATTGTGCGGCAAGACCCGGACATCATCGTTATCGGAGAGATCCGCGACAAATTCTCCGCCGACGTTGCCGTGCAGTCCGCGCTGACGGGACACAAAGTGTTTGCCACATTTCACACCGAGGACTCCGTGGGTGCGCTGGTTCGCCTGGTCAACATGGAAATCGAAACATCGCTGATTGCCTCGACCATTGGAGCGGTGCTGGCCCAGCGGCTGGTGCGCAAAGTTTGCTCGAGCTGCCGGATGAAGTACTCGCCCGAAGACCGGGTGCTTCGTCGTTTTGGGTTGAAGCGCGCCGAGCTTGATGAGTTCACACTGTTGCGCGGCAAGGGATGCTCGGCGTGCAACTTCACAGGTTATCGCGGACGGCTTGGGATCTACGAGTTGCTGGTTCCCAACGTCGCGATTCGGGACGCGATCCTCCAGAAGCGCACGATGCAAGAGATCAGGCAAATGAGCCTGGAGTCGTGCAGCTTGTGCACGATGCAAGAAGACGGGATGGTGAAGGCGCTTCGTTCAGCGACCACGCTTGAAGAAGTGTTAGAGAACGCGCCGCGAGTGTTTCATCAAAGGCCGCTGCAAACCCTCCTTAGCATTGTGGGCTGA
- a CDS encoding P1 family peptidase: MQKNERPRARDIGLTVGVLPVGQFNGITDVPGVQVGHTTIIRGDSIRTGVTAILPHAGNLFREKVAGAVFIGNAFGKLAGSTQVNELGEIETPILLTSTLSVPRVADAVLDYVLALPGNEDVQSINPLVGETNDGYLNDIRGRHIVRDDVLNAIKDAKGGAVEEGAVGAGTGTVAFGFKGGIGTSSRKLPPSLGGYTVGVLVQTNFGGVLTIAGAPVGQELGRYYLKQELQRGKENKSPGGKGADSAGPDAADGSVIIVIATDAPVDARNLRRMAARSMMGLARTGSAASNGSGDYAIAFSTAAEVRTRARSESGNTYTPRETKLLSNDAMSPLFLAVIEATEEAVYNSLFRATTTTGRGRTVEALPIDRTREILRKYGVIGK, from the coding sequence ATGCAAAAGAACGAGCGACCTCGCGCGCGCGACATAGGGCTTACTGTCGGAGTACTTCCCGTCGGACAGTTTAACGGCATAACCGACGTGCCGGGCGTTCAGGTCGGCCATACCACGATCATTCGGGGAGACAGCATCCGCACCGGCGTAACAGCCATTCTGCCGCACGCCGGGAATCTGTTTCGGGAGAAAGTCGCAGGCGCGGTGTTCATCGGCAACGCGTTCGGTAAGCTGGCGGGCTCGACTCAAGTCAACGAACTGGGCGAAATCGAAACGCCAATCTTGCTCACCTCGACGCTCAGTGTGCCTCGCGTAGCCGACGCCGTGTTGGACTACGTGCTCGCGCTTCCGGGCAACGAAGACGTTCAATCGATCAACCCGCTGGTCGGCGAAACAAACGACGGTTACTTAAACGACATTCGGGGGCGTCACATCGTTCGCGACGATGTGTTGAACGCAATCAAGGATGCGAAGGGCGGGGCTGTTGAGGAAGGAGCGGTGGGCGCGGGCACGGGGACAGTGGCGTTCGGGTTCAAGGGAGGCATTGGCACTTCATCGCGAAAGTTGCCGCCGTCGCTCGGCGGCTACACAGTAGGCGTTCTCGTGCAGACGAATTTCGGGGGCGTGCTCACGATTGCCGGAGCGCCGGTCGGTCAGGAGTTGGGCCGCTACTATCTTAAGCAGGAGCTTCAGCGAGGAAAAGAGAACAAGTCACCGGGCGGCAAGGGTGCAGACTCGGCTGGTCCGGATGCCGCCGATGGCTCGGTCATAATAGTCATCGCCACCGACGCGCCGGTTGATGCTCGAAACCTTCGAAGGATGGCAGCGCGATCGATGATGGGGCTCGCTCGAACCGGATCGGCTGCAAGCAACGGCAGCGGCGACTATGCAATTGCGTTTTCGACTGCTGCGGAGGTAAGGACTCGCGCAAGATCAGAGTCCGGAAACACATACACGCCGCGCGAGACGAAGCTGCTTTCGAACGACGCGATGTCTCCGCTCTTCCTGGCTGTCATCGAGGCAACCGAGGAAGCTGTCTATAACTCGCTGTTTCGAGCTACGACTACGACGGGTCGCGGCCGCACGGTCGAAGCGCTTCCAATCGACCGCACCAGGGAGATACTGCGCAAGTACGGAGTGATTGGTAAATAG
- a CDS encoding peroxiredoxin, producing MSTSRIKPQIGVEVGHIAPDFELKDSDNQTWRLSDHRGKVVAFVFYPRDETPVCTKQMCSMRDRWTDYETTGAEVVAISVATVESHKRFAEHHGLPQRLLADERGEVTKLFNVKSLLGGSQRAVIVINPKGVIHYRKSILPIFRPGDDEVIEVIRSAAT from the coding sequence ATGAGCACATCACGAATCAAACCACAGATCGGAGTTGAAGTGGGCCATATTGCGCCGGACTTCGAACTCAAGGACAGTGACAATCAAACGTGGCGCTTGTCGGATCATCGCGGCAAGGTCGTCGCGTTTGTCTTTTATCCGAGAGACGAAACGCCGGTCTGCACCAAGCAGATGTGCAGTATGCGCGATCGCTGGACAGACTACGAGACAACCGGCGCGGAGGTGGTCGCGATATCGGTGGCCACTGTTGAATCTCACAAACGGTTCGCCGAGCATCACGGGCTGCCTCAACGCTTGCTTGCGGATGAGCGCGGAGAGGTGACGAAACTCTTCAATGTGAAGTCGCTGCTGGGAGGCTCACAGCGCGCTGTCATCGTGATCAATCCCAAAGGCGTGATTCATTACCGCAAATCAATATTGCCAATCTTCCGCCCTGGGGATGATGAAGTTATCGAGGTGATTCGCAGCGCAGCGACCTAG
- a CDS encoding HAD family hydrolase, producing MIESFDIITFDCYGTLIDWESGIIGASKSEAAIDGVELSGEQIIAAYACEEPRVESASYRPYRDVLSETARCVAATLGWKLAPERAGFLAASLPDWKPFSDTNSALERLGRRFKLGILSNIDDDLLTATRRHLSVDFDLIVTAQQVRSYKPGFAHFKEAIARAGAKRLLHAAQSYFHDVVPAGKLGIPAVWINRKGSHVDQGGPLPECEVRNLIELADLMGV from the coding sequence ATGATAGAGTCGTTCGACATAATCACGTTTGACTGTTACGGCACTCTGATCGATTGGGAAAGCGGCATCATCGGTGCGTCTAAATCGGAAGCCGCAATCGATGGCGTTGAGCTTAGTGGCGAGCAGATCATCGCGGCATATGCCTGCGAGGAGCCTCGGGTTGAGTCGGCGTCCTATCGGCCTTATCGCGACGTGCTTTCCGAGACGGCACGTTGTGTTGCGGCGACGCTCGGGTGGAAACTCGCGCCTGAACGAGCCGGCTTTCTGGCGGCGAGCCTTCCTGATTGGAAGCCGTTTTCCGATACGAATTCAGCCCTCGAGAGACTCGGGCGCCGTTTCAAACTGGGGATTCTATCCAACATTGATGACGACCTTCTGACGGCTACGCGACGGCACTTGAGCGTGGACTTCGATCTGATCGTGACCGCGCAACAGGTCAGATCCTACAAACCGGGCTTTGCGCATTTCAAGGAGGCGATCGCTCGCGCCGGAGCGAAGCGATTGCTCCATGCGGCACAGAGCTACTTTCACGACGTGGTTCCGGCCGGCAAGCTTGGAATTCCGGCTGTTTGGATCAATCGGAAAGGCAGCCACGTCGATCAAGGCGGCCCGCTTCCAGAGTGCGAGGTTCGAAATCTGATTGAACTTGCCGATCTTATGGGAGTGTGA
- the ndk gene encoding nucleoside-diphosphate kinase: MERTLILIKPDAIQRGLIGKIITRFEEKGLKLVGIRFLKLTDALLKEHYSQYVDKPFFGGIKRFMQLTPVIAICLEGLDCVETVRTLLGITKSRQAAPGTIRGDWAMSIQANLVHASDSVETAGKEVARFFQDSELFEYESALTRTIYSEDELA; this comes from the coding sequence ATGGAAAGGACTCTAATCTTAATAAAGCCGGATGCTATTCAACGTGGACTCATAGGCAAGATCATCACCCGCTTTGAAGAAAAAGGGTTGAAGCTTGTCGGGATAAGATTCTTGAAGCTCACCGATGCCCTCTTGAAAGAACACTACAGTCAGTATGTGGACAAGCCCTTTTTCGGCGGGATCAAGCGCTTCATGCAATTGACCCCGGTTATCGCGATCTGTCTTGAAGGACTCGACTGCGTGGAAACTGTTCGCACCCTCTTAGGCATCACCAAATCGCGCCAAGCCGCGCCCGGAACGATTCGCGGAGACTGGGCCATGAGCATCCAGGCCAACCTCGTTCATGCATCCGATTCGGTCGAGACCGCCGGTAAAGAAGTCGCTCGGTTCTTTCAAGACTCCGAGCTATTCGAGTACGAATCTGCGCTCACGCGGACCATTTATTCCGAGGATGAACTCGCGTAG
- the cyaY gene encoding iron donor protein CyaY codes for MSERISEAEFQQRAEQAIAELERSFGELAEERDIDVQVEGGVLSVNFEEGDPGKFIVSPNSYTRQLWVSARMSSHKFDWSEDGEFVLAGTSETLKQVMTRLTQEQLGDSELVL; via the coding sequence ATGAGCGAACGAATCAGCGAAGCAGAGTTTCAGCAACGCGCCGAGCAGGCGATAGCCGAGTTGGAACGCTCATTCGGTGAGCTTGCCGAAGAGCGCGACATCGATGTGCAAGTCGAAGGCGGCGTGTTAAGTGTCAACTTCGAAGAGGGCGATCCGGGCAAGTTCATCGTGAGCCCCAACTCTTACACACGCCAGCTATGGGTTTCAGCGCGCATGTCCAGTCACAAGTTCGACTGGTCCGAAGATGGAGAGTTCGTGCTCGCAGGCACGAGTGAAACGTTGAAGCAGGTGATGACGCGGCTTACTCAGGAACAACTCGGCGATAGCGAGCTGGTGCTGTAG
- a CDS encoding N-acetylmuramoyl-L-alanine amidase-like domain-containing protein, whose translation MHPSLHKVKPNATLNNIKTPSGLDRSEAGRFLINLGAETGFGERIARISRLFLGRPYVEGSLGGGPDLPEELRLSLEAFDCVTYIETVLALALARTTDEFIDTIRRIRYQGGTVDWVHRNHYMVDWARNNEERGFVASLTEAPATVEKTCTLDLIAGLPTKAATFRYFPKQASVDVAELVETGDLIFFVSTKENLDVFHTGLLVKHEGNLLLRHAARTANAVIEQGLSEFMSRNEMAGFILLRPLCPR comes from the coding sequence ATGCATCCGTCTTTGCATAAGGTGAAGCCAAACGCGACCTTGAATAACATAAAGACTCCTTCCGGACTGGACCGCTCCGAAGCCGGGCGGTTTTTGATCAACCTTGGCGCGGAGACAGGCTTTGGCGAGCGCATAGCGCGCATCTCCAGGCTTTTCCTCGGCCGGCCTTACGTGGAAGGCTCGCTTGGCGGGGGGCCGGACCTGCCCGAAGAGTTGAGGCTGTCTCTTGAAGCGTTCGACTGCGTCACTTACATCGAGACAGTGCTTGCGCTGGCGCTCGCGCGAACGACCGATGAATTCATCGACACGATTCGCCGGATTCGCTATCAGGGCGGCACGGTTGATTGGGTCCATCGCAATCACTATATGGTGGACTGGGCTCGGAACAACGAAGAGCGCGGCTTCGTCGCCAGCCTGACCGAGGCTCCGGCTACGGTCGAGAAGACCTGTACGCTTGACCTGATCGCGGGGCTTCCCACAAAGGCGGCGACCTTCCGATACTTTCCGAAGCAGGCTAGCGTCGACGTTGCCGAGCTGGTCGAAACAGGTGATCTGATATTCTTTGTCTCGACCAAGGAAAACCTCGATGTGTTTCATACGGGACTGTTGGTGAAGCACGAGGGGAACCTTCTGTTGAGGCACGCTGCTCGAACCGCCAACGCTGTGATTGAACAAGGCCTGAGTGAGTTTATGAGCCGGAACGAAATGGCGGGATTCATTCTGTTGAGACCCTTATGCCCACGGTAA
- a CDS encoding glycosyltransferase family 2 protein, which produces MPTVTVALIYENDSRTRALTESLAASAAVTKLVLISNQSAAPAGLSPGAQSKARVVQNDFFSGPAINQLLDGATTDYLLFLLPGGPVELGQRAVERSIAVAEDSGAGLVYSDFKEDLGSELVDHPLIDYQLGSIRDSFDFGSMILISKRAAGFAIRDYGRVDESLKWAGLYDLRLKLSVYSTTLRIQEPLYTRVPADRRTSGERQFDYVDQRQRDYQVEMERVATEHLQRIGAYLPPEFRTRPRTGQDFPVRASIVIPVRNRERTIADAVESARSQQASFGFNVIVVDNHSTDRTTAILEEIASKDNRLIHLKPARTDLGIGGCWNEAIYSLRCGEYAVQLDSDDLYSDEHALEKIIAKFGEGLYAMVIGSYTIVDFELREIPPGLIDHREWTRENGRNNAMRINGLGAPRAFHVPVLRQIGFPNASYGEDYAVALRISREYEIGRVYEPIYFARRWEGNSDAALPLATANRYDAYKDHLRTVELLARKRMSR; this is translated from the coding sequence ATGCCCACGGTAACCGTAGCCCTGATTTACGAAAACGATTCCAGAACGCGCGCACTGACAGAGTCGCTTGCCGCGAGCGCTGCCGTGACGAAGCTCGTCCTGATCAGTAACCAGTCAGCGGCGCCGGCCGGTCTCTCCCCGGGGGCTCAAAGCAAGGCTCGTGTTGTCCAGAATGATTTCTTCAGCGGTCCGGCGATCAATCAACTACTCGATGGAGCCACGACCGATTACCTGCTGTTCTTGTTGCCTGGTGGGCCGGTTGAACTCGGACAGCGGGCGGTAGAACGATCGATCGCGGTCGCGGAAGACTCCGGCGCGGGGCTGGTCTATTCGGATTTCAAGGAAGATCTTGGAAGTGAGCTAGTGGATCATCCGTTGATCGATTATCAACTGGGCAGCATTCGCGATAGCTTCGACTTTGGGTCGATGATTCTTATCTCGAAACGCGCAGCCGGCTTCGCGATTCGCGATTACGGGAGAGTGGATGAGTCGTTGAAGTGGGCGGGGCTGTACGATCTAAGGCTGAAGCTCTCAGTCTACTCGACGACGTTGCGAATTCAGGAGCCTCTCTACACCCGCGTTCCCGCGGATCGCCGAACGAGCGGCGAGCGGCAGTTTGACTATGTCGATCAGCGCCAGCGTGACTACCAGGTCGAGATGGAGCGAGTAGCGACGGAGCATCTCCAACGCATCGGCGCTTATCTCCCTCCGGAGTTTCGAACCCGTCCTCGGACCGGGCAAGACTTTCCCGTGCGAGCGAGCATAGTGATCCCGGTTCGCAATCGCGAGCGCACGATTGCAGACGCGGTTGAGAGCGCGCGGTCGCAGCAAGCTTCATTCGGCTTCAACGTCATCGTCGTTGATAATCACTCGACCGACCGAACCACCGCGATTCTTGAAGAGATTGCTTCGAAGGATAACAGGCTCATACATCTCAAACCTGCCCGGACTGACCTTGGCATCGGCGGCTGCTGGAATGAAGCGATCTACTCTTTGCGCTGCGGTGAGTACGCGGTGCAGTTGGATTCTGATGATCTTTACTCGGATGAACACGCGCTGGAAAAGATTATCGCGAAGTTCGGCGAAGGTCTTTATGCGATGGTCATCGGGTCGTACACGATCGTCGATTTCGAGCTTCGAGAAATACCGCCGGGCTTGATCGATCATCGCGAGTGGACGCGTGAGAACGGCCGCAACAACGCGATGAGGATCAACGGACTTGGCGCGCCGCGAGCGTTTCACGTGCCGGTGCTCCGGCAGATTGGCTTTCCCAACGCGAGCTACGGCGAGGACTACGCGGTCGCTTTGCGGATCAGCCGTGAGTATGAGATTGGCCGCGTCTATGAGCCGATTTATTTCGCGCGGCGATGGGAAGGTAACTCAGACGCGGCACTTCCGCTTGCAACCGCAAACCGCTACGACGCGTACAAGGACCATCTGCGCACTGTCGAGCTACTGGCGCGAAAGAGGATGAGCCGGTGA
- a CDS encoding DUF4922 domain-containing protein — protein sequence MTWNDKIIDERELRGYQEDETDQSLEARVAALIDQQCDTWPVFGEGRGAFAQIETKRVAIDECEVIVQHNARRIRSTAASVDKASVENRRCFLCAENLPPEEKGIAYGDDLVILCNPFPVLDRHLSIVHREHVPQQIEGNVEALLSLAADLGSSYFVLYNGPESGASAPDHLHLQACSRAILPIEENLFKDEPVLAEDCSYCEETARNSFELFTLGGCGRSVVVFRGGNPEEVAHWVYEVIRQLAAQADRSEPLINIICTYDPKLWTVYLFPRARHRPASFYAEGESRLVVSPGAIDMAGVVVVPEREHFEKIDDRHLAAIFSEVSMSNELVNDLVDGVCSLAEPEELGW from the coding sequence ATGACCTGGAACGACAAGATAATCGACGAGCGAGAGCTGCGCGGCTATCAGGAGGACGAAACCGATCAAAGTCTCGAAGCTCGGGTCGCAGCGCTGATCGACCAACAATGCGACACGTGGCCGGTGTTTGGCGAAGGCCGCGGTGCATTTGCGCAGATCGAAACCAAACGTGTGGCGATCGACGAGTGTGAAGTGATCGTTCAGCACAACGCTCGGCGCATTCGCAGCACCGCTGCTTCAGTAGACAAAGCATCAGTCGAGAATCGGCGCTGCTTTTTGTGCGCCGAGAACCTCCCACCCGAAGAGAAGGGAATCGCCTACGGCGACGATCTGGTCATCCTGTGCAATCCTTTTCCCGTGTTGGATCGACATCTTTCAATCGTCCATCGCGAACACGTGCCCCAACAGATCGAAGGCAACGTTGAAGCCTTGCTTTCTCTTGCCGCGGATCTAGGCTCGAGTTACTTCGTCCTGTACAACGGGCCCGAGAGTGGCGCGTCGGCGCCTGACCACCTGCACCTTCAAGCGTGCTCGCGCGCGATCCTGCCGATCGAAGAAAACCTGTTCAAGGACGAACCGGTGCTGGCCGAGGACTGCTCCTACTGCGAAGAAACCGCGCGGAATAGTTTTGAGCTGTTCACGCTCGGCGGATGTGGCCGGAGCGTCGTGGTCTTTCGCGGAGGCAATCCCGAGGAGGTCGCGCATTGGGTCTATGAAGTCATCCGCCAGCTTGCGGCGCAGGCTGACAGATCCGAGCCTTTGATCAACATCATCTGCACATACGATCCAAAGCTGTGGACGGTGTACTTGTTCCCGCGGGCGAGGCACCGCCCGGCGAGCTTTTACGCCGAAGGGGAATCACGCCTCGTCGTGAGTCCCGGCGCAATAGACATGGCCGGCGTAGTGGTCGTTCCAGAGCGGGAGCACTTCGAAAAGATCGACGACAGGCACCTCGCGGCAATATTTTCGGAAGTGAGCATGAGCAACGAGCTTGTAAACGACCTGGTCGACGGCGTCTGCTCGTTGGCGGAACCCGAGGAGTTGGGCTGGTGA
- a CDS encoding SpoIID/LytB domain-containing protein: MTIDQEPTIRVGLMSGVSKVRLVLEGSFSDARGEPIQEGAYTASAANGAVRLQGNSAVTAPEIALSPADFDSCRFTVHGVKIGIDFHWEREESQQFQGALNLVVDGEGLTLINELPLESYLVSVISSEMSASCPPELLRAHAIVSRSWLLAQLKDAESTSERATNQTNDSPGQHIRWYDRESHQGFDVCADDHCQRYQGISKAFSQASFDAVRETRGEVLGYQGEICDARYSKSCGGMTEIYRAAWDDKDVPYLSSVYDVPGSEPSGYRMPLSVEANAEAWITSSPPAYCGVVTGELLARIVPAFDQETPDFYRWHVDYSQEELGEILRARLGVDFGRIRGLEPLERGESGRIIKLRIIGEKRKLVIGKELEIRRALSRSHLYSSAFIVRSVRGHLSEYPARFTLVGAGWGHGVGLCQIGAAVMAERGHGHREILAHYFRGATVTGLY; encoded by the coding sequence GTGACTATCGATCAAGAGCCAACAATCCGAGTCGGGCTCATGTCCGGAGTGAGCAAGGTGAGGCTCGTACTCGAGGGGTCTTTCTCCGACGCTCGAGGCGAACCGATCCAGGAAGGCGCTTACACGGCGTCGGCCGCGAACGGCGCGGTGAGGTTGCAAGGAAACAGCGCGGTGACAGCGCCGGAAATTGCGCTCTCACCCGCTGATTTCGATTCGTGCCGCTTCACCGTCCACGGCGTCAAGATTGGCATCGACTTTCACTGGGAGCGCGAGGAGTCACAACAGTTTCAAGGCGCGCTGAACTTGGTAGTCGATGGCGAAGGCTTGACTCTGATCAACGAATTGCCGCTCGAGTCGTATCTGGTTAGCGTGATTTCATCCGAGATGAGCGCGTCTTGCCCGCCCGAGCTTCTTCGGGCTCACGCCATCGTATCGCGTAGCTGGCTGCTGGCGCAGCTCAAGGATGCAGAGAGCACATCGGAGCGAGCTACTAACCAGACCAACGACTCGCCCGGCCAACACATTCGCTGGTACGACCGCGAAAGCCATCAGGGCTTCGATGTGTGCGCCGACGATCATTGCCAGAGGTATCAAGGCATTTCGAAGGCATTCTCCCAAGCCTCGTTTGATGCCGTCCGTGAAACGCGAGGCGAAGTGCTGGGCTACCAGGGTGAGATATGTGACGCGAGGTATTCGAAAAGCTGCGGTGGGATGACCGAGATCTATCGCGCGGCCTGGGATGACAAAGATGTGCCGTATCTAAGCTCGGTATACGATGTGCCCGGCAGCGAGCCTTCCGGCTATCGGATGCCGCTCTCTGTCGAAGCCAACGCTGAAGCATGGATAACTTCATCGCCACCGGCATACTGCGGCGTGGTGACCGGGGAACTTCTCGCGCGCATCGTGCCGGCCTTCGATCAAGAGACGCCGGATTTTTATCGATGGCACGTTGACTACTCGCAAGAGGAACTTGGTGAAATCCTGCGCGCGCGGCTCGGAGTGGACTTCGGGAGAATCCGCGGATTGGAACCTCTGGAACGTGGAGAGTCGGGGCGGATAATCAAGCTCCGTATCATTGGCGAGAAACGAAAGCTGGTCATCGGCAAGGAACTCGAGATTCGGCGCGCGTTGTCGCGCTCGCACCTATACAGCTCCGCGTTCATAGTTCGATCCGTGCGCGGCCACCTATCAGAGTATCCCGCCCGATTCACCCTTGTTGGCGCGGGCTGGGGACACGGGGTCGGGCTGTGCCAGATCGGAGCGGCCGTGATGGCCGAGCGCGGCCATGGTCACCGAGAGATACTTGCCCATTACTTCCGTGGTGCGACGGTCACAGGGTTGTACTGA